From the genome of Acidobacteriota bacterium, one region includes:
- the ggt gene encoding gamma-glutamyltransferase, producing MRRKIFVVYLAVSLIVTTFVTTAPAVSREPVRARHGVVASTSEIASRVGVEIMKRGGNAIDAAVAVGLALAVTWPSAGNLGGGGFMVIRKANGDTEVIDYRERAPLAASRDMYLDKNGEVIKGASTVGYKATGVPGSVYGMHLALARHGKLNWTQVVEPARRLAAEGFEVNYHLARSLKGTSKLLAQFPDSNRIFLRDGKFYDEGERLVQPELAATFARIQKNWRDFYEGKTAEMIVADMKAHGGLITLKDLKDYEATIRKPLVGKYRGCEILTMPPPSSGGAHLIQMLNMLEHYELGKIPHNSSDHVHLLVEAMKRAFADRAEFMGDADFVKVPTEGIIAKKYANEMVKTIDMQHATPSAQIKAGAPTTYESTETTHYTVVDKEGNVVSNTYTLNGSYGSGATAKGTGVLLNNEMDDFTSKVGVPNMFGLLQSENNAIQPRKRPLSAMTPTIILKDGKVWFAVGSPGGPTIINTVLQVVVNVIDYGMNIQEAIDAPRFHHQWMPDEIRYEPFGLNADTRKELERRGHLFPKRTGAGGATEDVASYIGDAHGIMIDWKTGMRLGASDARRGGQAVGY from the coding sequence ATGAGAAGAAAAATCTTCGTCGTTTACCTTGCCGTTTCGCTTATCGTCACAACCTTTGTCACCACAGCGCCAGCGGTTTCGCGAGAACCGGTGCGCGCCCGTCACGGCGTGGTCGCCTCGACCAGTGAAATCGCTTCCCGCGTCGGCGTTGAAATCATGAAACGCGGCGGCAATGCGATTGATGCAGCGGTTGCCGTAGGACTCGCGCTTGCCGTGACCTGGCCCTCGGCGGGCAATTTAGGCGGCGGCGGATTTATGGTGATTCGCAAAGCCAATGGCGACACCGAAGTCATCGACTATCGCGAACGCGCGCCGCTTGCCGCTTCACGCGATATGTACCTCGATAAAAACGGCGAGGTGATTAAAGGCGCGTCAACCGTCGGCTATAAAGCCACAGGCGTTCCCGGCAGCGTCTACGGCATGCACCTGGCTTTAGCGCGCCACGGCAAGTTGAATTGGACGCAGGTGGTTGAACCTGCCCGCAGGCTTGCCGCCGAAGGCTTTGAGGTGAATTATCATCTGGCTCGCAGTTTGAAAGGCACCTCGAAACTGCTCGCGCAATTTCCCGACAGCAATCGTATCTTTTTGCGCGATGGCAAATTCTATGACGAAGGCGAACGATTGGTTCAACCGGAACTCGCCGCCACTTTTGCCCGCATCCAGAAAAACTGGCGCGATTTTTACGAAGGCAAAACCGCAGAGATGATTGTCGCCGATATGAAAGCCCACGGCGGACTCATCACTTTGAAAGATTTGAAAGATTATGAAGCGACGATTCGTAAACCTCTGGTTGGCAAATATCGCGGCTGTGAAATTTTGACCATGCCACCCCCTTCATCGGGCGGCGCGCATTTGATTCAAATGCTCAATATGCTCGAACATTATGAACTCGGCAAAATCCCGCATAATTCCTCAGACCATGTTCACCTGCTGGTGGAAGCCATGAAACGCGCCTTTGCCGACCGCGCCGAATTCATGGGTGATGCCGATTTCGTCAAAGTGCCAACCGAAGGCATCATCGCGAAAAAATATGCCAACGAAATGGTCAAAACCATCGATATGCAACACGCTACGCCGAGCGCACAAATCAAAGCCGGTGCGCCGACTACTTATGAATCGACAGAGACGACGCATTACACGGTCGTCGATAAAGAAGGCAATGTGGTGTCGAATACTTATACTTTGAACGGCAGTTACGGTTCGGGCGCGACCGCCAAAGGCACAGGCGTTTTGCTCAATAACGAAATGGATGATTTTACTTCTAAAGTCGGCGTGCCAAATATGTTCGGATTATTGCAAAGTGAAAACAACGCCATTCAACCGCGCAAACGCCCGCTTTCGGCAATGACGCCGACGATTATTTTGAAAGATGGCAAGGTCTGGTTTGCGGTTGGCAGTCCGGGTGGTCCAACCATCATCAACACGGTTTTACAGGTCGTCGTCAATGTCATTGATTACGGAATGAATATTCAAGAGGCGATAGATGCGCCGCGCTTTCATCATCAATGGATGCCCGATGAAATTCGTTACGAGCCGTTCGGCTTAAACGCCGACACCCGCAAGGAACTGGAACGGCGCGGGCATCTCTTTCCTAAACGGACGGGCGCAGGCGGAGCCACCGAAGATGTCGCCAGTTACATCGGTGATGCGCATGGCATTATGATTGACTGGAAAACCGGTATGCGGCTCGGCGCATCCGACGCCCGACGCGGCGGTCAGGCGGTTGGCTATTGA
- a CDS encoding Uma2 family endonuclease has protein sequence MAANPQHRLTFAEYLAIERNAEIKSEFVAGEMFLMAGASTNHNRIVRNVLRTLSNQTLEGDCEVYPSDMRVKIEKLNQGRYPDISIVCGEQLFADEQKDSLLNPTVIIEVLSESTELYDRGKKFQDYQSLDSLREYLLIAQTPYCIEQFIKQAENIWTYKKFTNPDDIVQFESTDCTLLLKDVYLKVA, from the coding sequence GTGGCAGCAAATCCGCAACATCGTTTAACCTTTGCAGAATATTTGGCTATCGAACGCAACGCTGAAATCAAAAGCGAATTCGTTGCTGGCGAAATGTTTTTGATGGCGGGCGCAAGCACAAATCACAATCGAATCGTCAGGAATGTCCTTCGCACATTAAGCAATCAAACATTGGAAGGTGATTGCGAAGTTTATCCCAGTGATATGCGCGTGAAAATCGAAAAGCTGAATCAAGGCAGGTATCCGGACATCTCGATTGTTTGCGGCGAACAGCTATTTGCTGATGAACAAAAGGATTCATTGTTAAACCCGACCGTGATTATCGAAGTTCTATCAGAATCCACCGAACTTTATGACCGGGGCAAAAAATTTCAGGATTATCAATCCCTTGACTCGTTGAGGGAATATCTACTGATTGCGCAAACCCCTTACTGCATTGAACAGTTTATCAAGCAAGCCGAGAATATCTGGACGTATAAAAAATTCACCAATCCGGATGACATCGTGCAGTTTGAATCCACTGATTGTACGCTGTTGCTTAAAGACGTTTATCTCAAAGTTGCTTAA
- a CDS encoding prepilin peptidase, protein MNIPADFPVGVVVTIFGLLIGSFLNVVIYRVPLRESIVFPGSHCPHCNTPIKAYDNIPVLGYLMLGGKCRSCKAPISPIYPMVELLVGILYFLCFLKVRNQFSYEWQTLQFYLHLVANIVFVSVIVPLVFIDLRHKLLPDVITKPALLVMFVLREIAPDPTITSTTRETFHLTGLPDWSVALIGSAIGALVGGGSLWLVREAYYRLRKVEGMGLGDVKMMLFVGAFLGWQLTALTIFLASLLGSIIGVSLIAMRGGNMKMEIPFGVFLGPAALISLFVGQSFLNWYLSMYK, encoded by the coding sequence ATGAATATTCCCGCAGATTTTCCGGTCGGCGTTGTGGTTACGATTTTCGGATTGTTGATTGGCAGTTTTCTCAACGTTGTTATTTACCGGGTTCCGCTTCGCGAATCCATCGTCTTTCCCGGTTCGCATTGCCCGCATTGCAATACGCCGATAAAGGCTTATGACAATATCCCGGTGCTGGGTTATCTAATGCTCGGCGGCAAATGTCGCAGTTGCAAAGCGCCGATTTCGCCAATCTATCCGATGGTCGAACTCCTGGTCGGCATCCTCTATTTTTTGTGCTTTCTCAAAGTCCGCAATCAATTCTCCTATGAATGGCAAACCCTGCAATTTTACCTGCATCTGGTTGCCAATATCGTTTTCGTGTCGGTCATCGTGCCGCTCGTATTTATCGACCTTAGACATAAACTCTTGCCTGATGTCATCACCAAGCCCGCTTTGCTGGTGATGTTCGTGTTGCGCGAAATCGCCCCCGACCCGACAATCACATCGACAACACGGGAAACTTTTCATTTGACCGGTTTGCCCGATTGGTCAGTAGCGCTCATTGGTTCCGCCATTGGCGCGCTGGTTGGCGGCGGCAGTCTCTGGTTGGTGCGCGAAGCCTATTATCGTTTGCGAAAAGTCGAAGGCATGGGGCTTGGCGATGTGAAGATGATGCTGTTTGTCGGCGCGTTTTTGGGCTGGCAACTCACCGCCTTGACGATATTTCTCGCTTCGCTTTTAGGTTCAATCATCGGCGTGTCGTTGATTGCCATGCGCGGCGGCAACATGAAAATGGAAATTCCTTTCGGCGTCTTTTTAGGTCCCGCCGCGCTGATTTCCCTCTTTGTCGGGCAGAGCTTTCTGAACTGGTACTTGTCTATGTACAAGTGA
- a CDS encoding glycosyltransferase family 4 protein: MRILQICSASEMGGGEVHVADLVRALASRGHAVYLAVRPNSPLREPLAGVIASWQELPLRNSLDVQSSKAIAELIIKNRIEIVHAHLGRDYFIAAMAARRAKNCKLVLTRHHYLPMKSNPIYRWMLENVSAFIAVSDSVKNSILERIAPAPEKVQVIPNWIDPTRFHTIDREAARAMFQIRAPLSVACIGQLTPEKGQEEFVRAIGQISQRRSDVEYLIAGVEQEDGEPFTHRLKELAEFLGIAGRIRFMGYVHHIPELLAAVDVVVVPSWDEGFSLVTIEALACRRAVLASNVGGIRGIIKDNVTGALFPAREVNALAQKLLWILADSTMRDRLAMQGQIDASARFGRDNVIDQIEALYTGLLTKKS; this comes from the coding sequence ATGAGAATTCTGCAAATCTGTTCGGCAAGCGAAATGGGCGGCGGCGAAGTTCATGTCGCCGATCTGGTTCGCGCCCTCGCCTCTCGCGGTCATGCGGTTTATCTGGCAGTTCGCCCGAACAGCCCGCTGCGTGAACCGCTTGCCGGGGTCATCGCTTCGTGGCAGGAGTTGCCGCTTCGCAATTCGCTCGATGTGCAATCGAGCAAAGCCATCGCCGAATTGATTATTAAAAATCGCATTGAGATTGTTCACGCGCATCTTGGCAGAGATTATTTCATTGCCGCGATGGCTGCGCGACGCGCCAAGAATTGCAAACTGGTTTTAACCCGCCATCATTACCTGCCGATGAAAAGCAATCCGATTTATCGCTGGATGCTCGAAAATGTTTCGGCATTCATCGCGGTTTCCGATAGCGTAAAAAATTCTATTCTGGAACGCATCGCGCCCGCTCCTGAAAAAGTGCAGGTCATCCCCAACTGGATTGACCCGACGCGCTTTCATACGATTGACCGTGAAGCGGCGCGCGCCATGTTTCAAATCCGCGCCCCGCTTTCGGTTGCCTGCATCGGACAACTCACTCCTGAAAAAGGGCAGGAAGAGTTCGTCCGCGCCATCGGGCAGATTTCACAACGCCGTTCGGATGTCGAATATTTAATTGCCGGTGTCGAACAGGAAGACGGCGAACCGTTCACTCATCGGTTGAAAGAACTTGCGGAGTTTTTAGGCATCGCCGGTCGCATACGCTTTATGGGCTATGTGCATCACATTCCTGAACTGCTTGCAGCGGTCGATGTCGTCGTCGTGCCTTCGTGGGACGAAGGGTTTTCGCTGGTCACCATTGAAGCGCTGGCTTGTCGCCGGGCGGTGCTTGCCTCAAATGTCGGCGGCATCAGAGGCATCATCAAAGACAATGTCACCGGCGCGTTATTCCCGGCGCGGGAGGTGAATGCGCTGGCGCAAAAATTACTCTGGATACTGGCGGATTCGACAATGCGCGACCGGCTTGCCATGCAAGGGCAGATTGATGCCAGCGCGCGGTTTGGTCGCGATAATGTGATTGATCAAATCGAAGCGTTGTACACCGGCTTGCTCACTAAAAAATCCTAA
- a CDS encoding alpha/beta hydrolase gives MKRGKVQFCHGKESGPWGVKIQRLARVAEAQGYEVESLDYSGINNPDERVAKLLKAQKPEENLILVGSSMGAYVATVASKTLAPEGLFLMAPAVEVSGYRSPDLLPTAKHRAIVHGWRDELIPPENSFRFAAKHQIALHLIDGDHRLNDQIDLIEKLFNLFLTTIAESS, from the coding sequence ATGAAAAGAGGAAAAGTTCAGTTTTGTCATGGCAAAGAGAGCGGGCCCTGGGGCGTGAAGATTCAACGACTCGCGCGGGTTGCCGAAGCGCAAGGCTACGAGGTTGAAAGTCTCGATTATTCGGGCATCAATAATCCCGATGAGCGCGTCGCGAAATTATTAAAAGCGCAAAAGCCGGAAGAAAATTTAATTCTCGTCGGCTCAAGTATGGGGGCATATGTGGCAACCGTTGCCTCAAAAACCCTTGCACCCGAAGGACTTTTTTTGATGGCTCCGGCGGTTGAGGTGTCAGGATACCGCAGTCCCGATTTGCTGCCGACAGCCAAACACCGCGCTATCGTTCACGGCTGGCGCGACGAATTGATTCCCCCGGAAAACAGTTTTCGATTTGCGGCAAAACACCAAATCGCCCTTCACTTGATTGATGGTGACCATCGCTTAAACGATCAAATTGATTTGATTGAAAAGCTATTCAACCTTTTTTTGACGACGATTGCCGAGAGTTCATAA
- a CDS encoding glycosyltransferase family 2 protein — MKISATLITLNEEENIQAAIESLAFADEIIVVDSESHDRTLEIARRFTDKIFTQKFLGYAAQKNFAADQATHDWIFNLDADERITRELAEAIERLKQSENIPESAFAMPRKVFYLGKWIKHSGWYPDYKIRLYNRQQARWEGDYVHESVKTTGEVKKLTGDILHYTVNSASEHHLRIDRYTTLAAREAFSKNQRATFFSIALSPVVTFVKTYVFKLGFLDGVQGLSIAYFAAQYVFLKKIKLWELQHSKP; from the coding sequence ATGAAAATCAGCGCGACGCTCATCACGCTTAACGAAGAGGAAAATATTCAAGCGGCGATTGAATCGCTCGCCTTTGCTGATGAAATTATCGTCGTGGATTCCGAAAGCCATGACCGCACGCTTGAGATTGCCCGTCGGTTTACCGATAAAATTTTCACGCAAAAATTTTTGGGCTATGCCGCGCAGAAAAATTTCGCCGCTGACCAGGCTACCCACGATTGGATTTTCAACCTTGATGCCGATGAGCGCATTACCAGAGAACTGGCTGAAGCGATTGAGCGATTGAAACAATCTGAAAATATCCCGGAGTCGGCATTTGCGATGCCGCGCAAGGTTTTTTATCTCGGCAAATGGATTAAACATTCGGGCTGGTATCCCGACTACAAAATTCGTTTATACAATCGCCAACAGGCGCGCTGGGAAGGCGATTATGTTCACGAGTCGGTAAAGACGACGGGCGAAGTTAAAAAATTAACCGGCGACATTTTGCATTACACGGTAAACAGCGCGTCCGAACATCACTTGCGAATCGACCGTTATACCACGCTTGCCGCCCGCGAAGCGTTTTCAAAAAATCAACGCGCCACATTTTTTTCAATCGCCCTTTCGCCGGTTGTGACGTTTGTGAAAACCTATGTATTCAAACTCGGATTTTTAGATGGCGTTCAAGGACTGAGCATCGCTTATTTCGCGGCGCAGTATGTGTTCCTGAAAAAAATCAAACTCTGGGAACTGCAACATTCAAAGCCATAG
- the mutS gene encoding DNA mismatch repair protein MutS, with protein MQHATPMLRQYHEIKRQHPGTLLFFRLGDFYELFFDDAIIGSKEMEITLTARNREKGQPVPMCGVPYHAASSYIARLVRKGYRVAICEQTEDPKKSQTKLVRREVVRIITPGTAIDSQLLESRDNHYLAAVCGGGLGMGVAFLDLSTGEFVATEFTGDAAWESVLEQLDCFSPREILFPKSLEPLFKPQKKSEESTAENGNANRQPAAFHLTNCEPSLNPLDDWLFAFEYARGLLLTHFDVASLDGFGLGGKEIAISVAGAIIHYVRETQKAEANHISGISYFEPNDYLMLDAPTIRNLELIDALDGARNNTLLGVLDETVTGMGSRLLKQWLLRPSMRLGELNARLDAVAELKNALILRDRLQAELKRVADLDRLMGRVSLGRATPRDLVALKTSADTIPNVKEMLSDANSSLLEILNESLDELADLRQLIGAGLVDEPPATVNESGYIRSGYNPELDELRAISSSGKGFIAAIETRERSRTGIATLKVKFNNVFGYFIEISKASLKNIPADYERKQTLVNAERFTTPELKEYEQKVLGAEERITEIEQQLFTEIRQSIAQQTRRVQATAQALATLDVLLALAEVAARRNYCRPHLTEDDEFYIRTGRHPVIEAMGERFIPNDTYLNNSTDRLLIITGPNMGGKSTWLRQCALIAVMAQIGSFVPADEARLCILDRIFTRVGASDNLARGRSTFMVEMTETANILNTATPRSLVLLDEVGRGTATFDGLSLAWAIAEYLHDNSQHTAKTLFATHYHEMTDLAKLLPGVRNYQMAVKESGGSIVFLRKVVEGTASKSYGIEVARLAGLPRAVVERAREILTNLEANELDVMGRPKLARHLPSRKKAPQPTLFEAANEVVIDEIRNLDLQELTGEQAVQVLQKLKERVM; from the coding sequence ATGCAACACGCGACGCCAATGCTCAGGCAGTACCATGAAATCAAACGCCAACATCCGGGCACACTGCTGTTCTTTCGTTTAGGCGATTTTTACGAACTCTTTTTCGATGATGCCATCATCGGCTCGAAAGAGATGGAAATTACCCTGACCGCCCGCAATCGCGAAAAAGGTCAACCGGTGCCGATGTGCGGCGTGCCTTATCACGCCGCCAGCTCTTACATCGCCAGACTGGTGCGCAAAGGGTATCGCGTCGCCATCTGCGAACAGACCGAAGACCCGAAAAAATCACAAACCAAACTCGTGCGCCGCGAAGTCGTGCGCATCATCACCCCCGGAACCGCGATTGATTCGCAACTCCTGGAATCGCGCGATAACCATTATCTCGCGGCGGTCTGCGGCGGTGGACTGGGCATGGGCGTCGCTTTTCTCGATTTATCAACCGGCGAATTTGTGGCTACAGAGTTCACTGGCGACGCCGCTTGGGAAAGCGTGCTAGAACAACTCGATTGTTTCAGCCCGCGTGAAATTCTCTTTCCGAAATCGCTTGAACCTTTATTCAAACCGCAGAAAAAATCTGAAGAATCAACCGCTGAAAATGGCAACGCCAATCGTCAACCCGCGGCATTTCATTTAACCAACTGCGAGCCGTCGCTGAATCCGCTCGATGATTGGTTGTTCGCTTTCGAGTATGCGCGGGGACTGCTGCTGACGCATTTCGATGTTGCGTCGCTCGATGGATTCGGACTCGGCGGCAAAGAGATTGCCATTTCGGTTGCCGGCGCAATCATCCATTACGTTCGCGAAACTCAAAAAGCCGAAGCCAATCATATATCGGGTATCTCCTATTTTGAGCCGAACGATTATTTGATGCTGGACGCGCCGACGATTCGCAACCTCGAATTGATTGATGCGCTCGATGGCGCGCGTAATAACACCTTGCTTGGCGTGCTGGATGAAACGGTTACAGGGATGGGTTCGCGTCTGTTGAAACAATGGCTGCTGCGCCCTTCGATGCGTCTTGGCGAATTGAATGCGCGACTGGATGCGGTAGCGGAACTGAAAAACGCTTTAATACTGCGCGACCGTTTGCAAGCGGAATTAAAGCGCGTCGCTGACCTTGACCGCTTGATGGGGCGCGTCAGTCTCGGTCGCGCCACCCCGCGCGATTTAGTGGCGCTGAAAACTTCAGCCGATACCATTCCCAATGTCAAAGAAATGCTTTCGGATGCCAACTCATCGCTGCTTGAAATTCTTAACGAAAGCCTCGATGAACTCGCGGACTTGCGCCAACTCATCGGCGCGGGACTCGTCGATGAACCGCCGGCAACCGTGAATGAAAGCGGCTATATTCGCAGCGGCTATAACCCAGAACTCGATGAACTGCGGGCGATTTCGAGTTCAGGCAAAGGGTTCATCGCAGCAATCGAAACCCGCGAACGTTCGCGCACCGGCATCGCCACCCTCAAAGTCAAATTCAATAATGTATTCGGCTATTTCATCGAAATCAGCAAAGCCAGTTTGAAAAATATCCCTGCCGATTACGAGCGCAAACAGACGCTGGTGAATGCCGAACGCTTCACCACGCCGGAATTGAAAGAATATGAGCAGAAAGTTTTAGGCGCGGAAGAACGCATCACGGAAATCGAGCAACAACTGTTCACCGAAATTCGCCAGTCCATCGCACAGCAAACCCGTCGCGTGCAGGCAACCGCGCAGGCGCTGGCGACGCTCGACGTGCTGCTGGCGCTCGCTGAAGTCGCGGCGCGCCGAAATTACTGTCGTCCGCACCTGACCGAAGATGATGAATTTTATATCCGCACCGGGCGTCACCCGGTCATCGAAGCGATGGGCGAGCGTTTCATTCCCAACGATACCTATTTGAATAATTCGACAGACCGTTTGCTCATCATCACGGGTCCGAATATGGGCGGCAAATCGACGTGGCTCAGGCAGTGCGCATTGATTGCCGTAATGGCGCAAATCGGTTCCTTCGTTCCGGCGGACGAAGCGCGGCTTTGCATACTCGATAGAATTTTCACGCGCGTCGGGGCTTCGGATAATCTGGCGCGCGGGCGCTCGACGTTTATGGTTGAGATGACCGAAACGGCAAACATTTTAAATACCGCGACGCCGCGCAGTCTGGTGTTACTCGATGAAGTCGGACGCGGCACCGCGACTTTCGACGGCTTGTCGCTTGCCTGGGCGATTGCCGAATACCTGCACGACAATTCGCAACACACCGCGAAGACCTTATTTGCCACGCATTATCACGAGATGACCGACCTTGCGAAACTCTTACCGGGGGTTCGCAATTATCAAATGGCTGTGAAAGAATCCGGCGGTTCGATTGTATTTTTGCGTAAAGTCGTCGAAGGCACAGCGTCGAAATCTTACGGCATCGAGGTCGCGCGACTTGCGGGACTTCCCCGCGCAGTTGTCGAACGCGCCCGCGAGATTTTAACCAACCTGGAAGCCAACGAACTGGATGTGATGGGCAGACCCAAACTCGCGCGCCATCTGCCGTCGCGTAAAAAAGCCCCGCAACCGACGCTCTTTGAAGCCGCCAACGAAGTTGTGATTGATGAGATTCGCAATCTTGATTTGCAGGAACTCACGGGCGAACAGGCGGTTCAGGTGTTGCAAAAGTTGAAAGAACGAGTAATGTGA